A part of Paenarthrobacter sp. A20 genomic DNA contains:
- a CDS encoding hydantoinase B/oxoprolinase family protein, protein MNTDVVTTEIVRNLFLSAAEDMHATLVRSAFQPLLYENEDAAVAILDRNADVLGQSSGLPLFLGNLDEAIKETLRRRGGTGWLDEGDVVILNDPYIQGTHVNDVTLFAPVHSGGEIIGYVAVRGDVTDVGGKDPGGGTETTEVYQEGLLLGPVKICTAQGPNQDIIDIIRRNSRSGELIVGDINAMISSCRIGQRRMLEIVRRFSIGVIEASRDEIFRQSEESDRDTVSNIPDGVYTGSGCMDNDGIILDKPVRIPIKITVSGDTLTVDLTESPDSTTGPINCGRAQAVAAIRVAYKLLFAPERSFDGGCFRNVEVLTRPGSVHHAEEPAACGWYYTTLGLLVDLFISAFAEVLPGRVTAAQFGDSMITYFAGKDLRGADYLCVEAHAGGWGASSRSDGADGLINVLNGSFRNTPIEALESRYPITVTQYAIRHDSGGAGMHRGGNGIIRSYRFDEPTQLFLWLDRSLTPAWGLNGGSPGEPPRVEISGSVRRSDLLKVNGLQLSAGDELKILTGGGGGFGSPE, encoded by the coding sequence ATGAACACCGACGTAGTGACCACAGAGATCGTCCGAAACCTTTTCCTTTCAGCAGCAGAAGACATGCATGCAACTCTGGTGCGCTCGGCCTTCCAGCCGCTTCTCTACGAAAACGAGGACGCCGCCGTCGCCATCCTTGACCGCAACGCAGACGTCCTGGGCCAGTCCAGCGGCCTGCCCCTGTTCCTGGGAAACCTGGATGAAGCGATCAAAGAGACACTGCGTCGCCGGGGCGGGACCGGTTGGCTCGACGAAGGCGATGTTGTCATCCTGAACGACCCCTACATCCAAGGCACGCATGTCAACGACGTGACCCTTTTCGCGCCCGTACATTCCGGGGGCGAGATCATCGGTTACGTCGCCGTCCGCGGCGATGTGACCGACGTCGGCGGTAAAGATCCCGGCGGAGGAACCGAGACCACCGAGGTGTATCAGGAAGGTCTCCTGCTTGGGCCAGTAAAAATTTGCACGGCACAAGGACCAAACCAGGACATCATCGACATCATCCGCCGCAACAGCCGCAGTGGAGAGTTGATCGTTGGCGATATCAACGCCATGATCTCCTCGTGCCGGATCGGCCAGCGACGAATGCTGGAGATCGTCAGGCGCTTCAGCATCGGCGTCATCGAGGCATCCCGTGACGAAATCTTCCGCCAGAGCGAAGAGTCAGACAGGGACACTGTCAGCAACATACCCGACGGCGTCTACACCGGAAGCGGCTGCATGGACAACGACGGCATCATCCTCGACAAGCCCGTCCGGATCCCGATCAAGATCACTGTCTCCGGCGACACACTCACCGTCGACTTAACGGAGAGCCCTGATTCAACTACGGGGCCCATCAATTGCGGCCGCGCCCAAGCTGTTGCCGCCATCCGTGTTGCCTACAAGCTGCTGTTCGCCCCGGAGCGCTCGTTCGACGGCGGCTGCTTCCGTAACGTTGAAGTGCTGACACGCCCGGGATCGGTTCACCATGCAGAGGAACCGGCGGCTTGCGGTTGGTATTACACCACCTTGGGACTTCTGGTGGATCTTTTTATCAGCGCCTTCGCCGAAGTCCTGCCCGGACGTGTCACTGCGGCCCAGTTTGGTGATTCGATGATTACCTACTTTGCCGGCAAGGACTTGCGCGGTGCGGACTACCTCTGCGTCGAGGCCCACGCCGGCGGTTGGGGTGCCTCCAGCCGGTCAGACGGAGCCGATGGTCTCATCAACGTCCTCAACGGCAGTTTCCGGAACACTCCCATAGAAGCGTTGGAATCCCGATACCCGATCACGGTCACCCAATACGCCATCAGGCACGACTCCGGCGGTGCTGGCATGCACCGCGGAGGCAACGGCATCATCAGAAGCTACCGCTTCGATGAACCAACGCAGCTATTCCTTTGGCTCGACCGGTCCCTCACCCCCGCCTGGGGACTGAACGGCGGCTCCCCCGGCGAACCGCCGCGCGTGGAAATCTCCGGCAGCGTCCGCCGATCGGACTTGCTCAAGGTCAACGGGCTGCAGCTCTCTGCCGGCGATGAGCTGAAGATCCTGACGGGTGGCGGCGGCGGCTTCGGGAGTCCCGAATGA
- a CDS encoding glycoside hydrolase family 3 protein, with product MPAESSPYVDAVRAVRTGELTADEAANQLITMMTDREILGLLDGDSPRLVLPFIPILLDRVPFVAGAVSRLGIPGIRFSDGGRGVVIGASTAFPVTIARAATWDPSLEERVGVAIGLETRARGANYSASVCVNLLRHPAWGRAQECYGEDPVLTARMGSALTQGVRVNTMACVKHFALNSMENERFEVDVAVDEHSLHEVYLPHFKAVVDAGADSVMSSYNRVRGEYMDVNRALLTDVLRHEWGFSGFVTSDWVFGTHNAVVSLEAGMDVEMPLRLLRARALPAALHHGDLARSTMLQSARRILRTCVQHAATREPAVPTRAVIASPAHRALAHEVATESIVLLKNEAVGAAPLLPLAPATRHLAVIGRLAAQANLGDHGSSRVRPPSTVSPLQGLREALPGVRITTTNGRDERRAASLAAAAETAIVVVGLDQHDEGESVVTGGVDVGVLGREFRSGPLRRLLIGLAHLASRFVRGGDRSSLNLRPSDERLIHLVVTANPRTVVVLVSGSAILTETWRDRVPALLFAWYGGMEGGRALASVLTGSEEPGGRLPFVLPTDTAHLPFFDSTAKSVVYDNQWGQRRLDGQGHRPAYPFGFGLGYTTIEHRLLDHTLDDSGGNANVHVANNGNRKGSTVVQVYAADVSLRRPVAQLLGFRKVTLEPGAETTVRVDLDAGPTLQRDTTTRRWSARSGEWALQASQQSPDSWENAVRLRRTEGLIDQEDISDGKPA from the coding sequence ATGCCGGCAGAGAGCAGCCCCTACGTCGATGCCGTCCGGGCAGTCCGGACGGGTGAGCTCACCGCGGATGAAGCGGCGAACCAGCTGATCACCATGATGACGGATAGGGAGATCCTCGGGCTGCTCGATGGCGACTCGCCCAGATTGGTGCTCCCGTTCATCCCGATACTGCTGGACAGGGTGCCGTTCGTGGCCGGGGCGGTTTCGAGGCTCGGAATACCGGGCATTCGGTTCAGCGACGGTGGCCGCGGCGTAGTGATCGGCGCCTCTACGGCATTCCCGGTGACCATTGCGCGGGCAGCGACCTGGGATCCATCGCTGGAAGAACGCGTCGGCGTCGCGATCGGTCTGGAAACCAGGGCGCGCGGAGCGAACTACTCGGCCTCGGTCTGTGTAAACCTGCTTCGCCACCCAGCGTGGGGCAGGGCGCAGGAGTGCTACGGGGAGGATCCGGTGCTCACTGCCCGTATGGGATCGGCCCTCACCCAAGGTGTGCGGGTAAATACGATGGCGTGCGTAAAGCACTTTGCGCTCAACTCGATGGAGAACGAGCGCTTTGAGGTGGACGTGGCGGTGGACGAACACTCCTTGCACGAGGTGTATCTGCCGCACTTCAAAGCGGTCGTTGACGCCGGTGCAGACTCCGTGATGAGTTCGTACAACCGTGTGCGGGGTGAGTACATGGATGTCAATCGGGCCCTGCTCACGGACGTCTTGAGGCACGAGTGGGGCTTCTCCGGGTTCGTGACAAGCGACTGGGTGTTCGGTACGCACAATGCGGTCGTCAGCCTCGAGGCGGGAATGGACGTGGAGATGCCGCTCCGGTTGCTGCGCGCCCGCGCGCTGCCGGCCGCACTGCACCACGGTGACTTGGCCCGTTCCACCATGCTCCAGTCCGCACGCCGCATTCTGCGCACGTGCGTGCAGCACGCCGCGACCCGGGAACCGGCGGTCCCCACCCGCGCCGTCATCGCCTCTCCGGCACATCGGGCGCTTGCCCACGAGGTAGCGACGGAGTCTATCGTCCTGCTGAAGAACGAAGCCGTCGGCGCGGCGCCGCTGCTGCCGTTGGCTCCCGCTACCCGGCATCTCGCCGTGATCGGACGACTCGCGGCACAAGCGAACCTCGGCGATCATGGCTCATCCCGTGTAAGGCCGCCCTCCACTGTTTCGCCCCTGCAGGGCCTGCGTGAGGCGCTGCCGGGGGTCAGGATCACCACGACGAACGGTCGGGACGAACGCCGTGCGGCCTCGTTGGCTGCCGCGGCGGAGACAGCGATCGTCGTCGTAGGCCTGGACCAACACGACGAGGGCGAATCCGTCGTCACCGGAGGCGTCGACGTGGGCGTGCTCGGTCGGGAATTCCGCTCAGGGCCCCTCCGACGGTTGCTCATCGGACTCGCGCACCTGGCCTCCCGGTTCGTCCGGGGCGGGGACCGCAGCTCGCTTAACCTCCGTCCCTCTGACGAGCGGCTTATCCACCTGGTCGTCACCGCGAACCCCAGGACCGTCGTCGTGCTGGTCAGCGGCAGCGCCATCCTCACTGAAACATGGCGTGACCGCGTGCCAGCGCTCCTCTTTGCCTGGTACGGCGGTATGGAGGGCGGCCGCGCGCTCGCGAGCGTGCTGACCGGCAGCGAGGAGCCCGGCGGACGGCTGCCTTTCGTGCTGCCAACGGACACCGCACATCTGCCATTCTTCGACTCCACGGCAAAGTCCGTTGTCTATGACAACCAATGGGGTCAGCGCAGGCTCGACGGCCAGGGCCACAGGCCCGCGTACCCGTTTGGATTCGGCCTGGGCTATACAACCATCGAGCACCGACTCCTTGACCACACGTTGGACGACTCTGGCGGCAACGCGAACGTGCACGTAGCGAACAATGGCAACCGCAAAGGCTCCACCGTTGTTCAGGTCTACGCTGCAGATGTGTCCCTCCGCAGGCCGGTGGCCCAGCTCCTGGGCTTCCGGAAAGTGACCCTGGAGCCTGGCGCGGAGACCACTGTGCGGGTCGATTTGGATGCGGGCCCCACACTGCAGCGCGATACGACCACACGGCGCTGGTCTGCCCGCTCGGGGGAGTGGGCCCTGCAAGCCAGCCAACAAAGCCCGGACAGCTGGGAAAACGCCGTCAGATTGCGACGTACGGAGGGTCTGATTGACCAGGAAGATATTTCAGACGGCAAGCCGGCCTGA
- a CDS encoding ATP-binding protein, with protein MQPWIIRDFHLDDLDQLIEVWQDSRTSGVHPVYTLAEIIDACTNGLAFVALTEGTIVGAVACVIQDDRAWVVTLAQATEWRERGLGSALLAHVEGRLASRGVRRISALVPAPETRIRAFRNSDYRVEEDLHYFERAIPVHPKETRPLSQLGGRLLPHGLWEALAGMQNEKHLIEQRLILPLAHTELAKSLGVTPPRSVVLFGPPGTGKTTFAKAIASRLDWPFIEVFPSRLASHPHGLAGALRQVFLDIGELEHGVVFIDEVEEIASTRTGEVTSPLQGVTNELLKIIPAFREQEGRLLICATNFIRSLDNAFLRHGRFDYVIPIGPPDLMARMAIWNRYIPPAFSQNVDLEVLAKASDRFSPADIEFAARKASQKALEFAVQSRQPATTETALTTAAYLQAIEGTRATVTEAVVKEFLEDIDRIARV; from the coding sequence ATGCAACCTTGGATTATCAGGGATTTTCACCTTGACGATCTCGACCAATTGATCGAGGTATGGCAAGACTCCAGAACCTCCGGCGTCCACCCCGTGTACACACTGGCCGAGATCATCGATGCCTGCACCAACGGGCTGGCCTTCGTAGCCCTGACAGAAGGCACGATCGTTGGCGCAGTTGCCTGCGTCATTCAGGACGACCGTGCCTGGGTCGTGACACTTGCCCAGGCCACAGAATGGCGGGAACGAGGATTGGGAAGTGCGCTGCTCGCCCACGTTGAAGGACGATTGGCCAGCCGTGGAGTCAGAAGGATATCCGCGCTGGTCCCCGCCCCGGAAACCAGAATCAGGGCATTCCGAAACAGCGACTACCGCGTCGAGGAGGACCTGCATTACTTCGAAAGGGCCATACCGGTACACCCCAAGGAAACCCGCCCCCTCAGCCAGCTTGGAGGCCGGCTTCTGCCCCACGGACTCTGGGAAGCCCTCGCTGGCATGCAGAACGAAAAGCACCTGATTGAGCAGCGCCTCATCCTTCCCCTTGCACACACCGAACTCGCGAAATCATTAGGCGTAACACCCCCACGCTCGGTGGTCCTCTTCGGTCCGCCGGGAACCGGGAAAACGACTTTCGCCAAGGCCATAGCTTCCCGACTCGACTGGCCATTCATTGAGGTATTTCCATCACGGCTCGCCTCCCATCCCCACGGTCTAGCTGGGGCCCTGCGCCAGGTCTTCCTGGACATCGGAGAACTCGAACATGGAGTCGTTTTCATTGACGAGGTCGAGGAAATCGCGTCCACCCGCACAGGTGAAGTCACGTCCCCACTCCAAGGAGTCACCAATGAGCTTCTGAAAATCATCCCGGCATTCCGGGAACAAGAGGGACGCCTCCTGATCTGCGCCACCAACTTCATCCGCTCCCTGGACAACGCCTTCCTCCGCCACGGCCGGTTCGACTACGTCATACCCATAGGGCCGCCGGACCTCATGGCTCGCATGGCAATCTGGAACCGCTATATACCCCCTGCGTTTTCGCAGAACGTCGACTTGGAAGTGCTGGCCAAAGCCAGCGACCGGTTCTCCCCGGCCGACATAGAATTCGCTGCCAGAAAGGCTTCACAAAAAGCGCTGGAATTTGCTGTTCAATCACGGCAGCCTGCAACCACCGAAACGGCCCTCACCACTGCGGCCTACCTGCAGGCCATCGAGGGAACGCGTGCAACAGTGACCGAAGCCGTCGTGAAGGAATTCCTGGAAGACATCGACCGGATAGCACGCGTCTAG
- the proC gene encoding pyrroline-5-carboxylate reductase, with product MPPKTPEHFPRIAVLGTGAMGGAIVRGLLKSGATVSEGMSVSGHWTQQMQELTDLPGVEGFDAETDPEANIRAVRHAGIVVLALKPDVMVSVLREISSFLRDGAIVISVAAGVTIQTIESLLPETVSVIRVMPNTPALVGMGVSGISTGTRGTMKDISLAEALFGRIGTVLRVPESRIDEVTSISGSGPAYVYYLIEQLTTVAEHLGFTSEQAALLVNGTFRGACELLVDSDKSPRELRQLVTSPKGTTAAAISVLEDGGLRELFERAAAAAVRRARELAI from the coding sequence ATGCCGCCGAAAACGCCGGAACACTTTCCCCGAATCGCTGTCCTTGGAACTGGCGCCATGGGTGGTGCCATTGTCCGGGGGCTCCTCAAAAGCGGCGCGACGGTCAGCGAAGGGATGAGCGTCAGTGGTCACTGGACCCAGCAGATGCAAGAACTCACGGATCTGCCCGGAGTCGAAGGATTCGATGCGGAGACCGATCCCGAGGCAAACATCCGTGCAGTAAGACATGCGGGCATCGTTGTCCTGGCGCTCAAACCGGACGTCATGGTGAGCGTTCTCCGGGAGATTTCATCTTTCCTACGCGACGGCGCAATCGTTATCAGCGTTGCCGCCGGCGTCACCATTCAAACCATAGAGTCGCTGCTGCCAGAAACGGTTTCCGTCATCCGGGTTATGCCGAACACCCCAGCCCTCGTCGGCATGGGCGTCTCAGGCATCAGCACCGGGACCCGGGGAACGATGAAGGACATATCCCTCGCCGAGGCGCTCTTCGGAAGAATCGGAACCGTTCTCAGAGTTCCAGAGAGCCGGATCGACGAGGTCACCAGCATCTCGGGATCGGGCCCGGCATATGTGTACTACCTCATCGAACAACTCACAACGGTCGCGGAACACCTGGGCTTCACTTCCGAGCAGGCCGCTCTTCTGGTCAACGGAACGTTCAGGGGAGCATGTGAGCTGCTCGTGGACTCCGACAAATCACCCCGGGAACTCCGCCAACTCGTCACCAGCCCCAAGGGCACAACAGCGGCAGCTATCTCCGTCCTTGAAGACGGAGGTCTCCGGGAACTATTTGAACGAGCTGCAGCCGCCGCCGTCCGTCGTGCGAGAGAACTCGCCATATAA
- a CDS encoding APC family permease produces the protein MTDRSSNTATVPDGRGPKGAPSGTLSARHIIFFVIAAAAPLGFAVGSIPLAIGRGGIGTAAMFIIAGGFLALFAVGYVAMTRFVPNAGALFSYITAGLGRPLGIGVAFVAAISYALVSAGAVGPFAVFAEQTAQSLFGVAVPWPVWALAGILVMGLLGQLNVELNMRVLGFFMIAEVTVLAILGVAVVSQGVASGISMEALSPAAIAEGQIGVVLLFVFAAFAGFEATALFREEAKHPVRTLRRATFGSIAVIALLQSFVAWYIVQAFGATVVDVANATPTEMFAIASRQYVGDWFANVVTVLVVLSWFASVSAFHNATTRYLVALSRDGVIPAIFTRRSRRTNAPWVASLTHSLFALVLIVLCILAGLDPYLDLFILGSVPVAVSIPAMELLTAIAVVTFFLRDRRGQSPWAVYVAPAVSAIALAIVVYLVLANMEFYTAQTGPINWILPGINLVVLGIGVARALWMRSRTPHLYDRIGRFGLE, from the coding sequence ATGACCGACAGGTCATCGAATACTGCGACGGTCCCCGACGGACGGGGCCCGAAAGGGGCTCCGTCCGGAACGCTGAGCGCCCGCCACATCATCTTCTTCGTGATCGCCGCCGCAGCACCCCTCGGGTTCGCGGTGGGATCTATCCCCTTGGCCATAGGCCGCGGCGGCATAGGCACCGCGGCCATGTTCATTATCGCCGGCGGATTCCTCGCGCTGTTCGCAGTGGGATACGTGGCCATGACACGCTTTGTCCCCAATGCGGGAGCACTGTTCTCCTACATCACGGCAGGTCTCGGCCGGCCTCTGGGCATCGGCGTCGCATTCGTGGCAGCGATCTCCTACGCCTTGGTTTCAGCCGGCGCCGTTGGCCCCTTCGCGGTATTTGCCGAGCAAACAGCCCAGTCCCTCTTCGGTGTGGCAGTTCCCTGGCCGGTATGGGCCTTGGCCGGAATCCTGGTGATGGGCCTCCTGGGCCAGTTGAACGTCGAGCTCAACATGCGGGTGCTGGGGTTCTTCATGATCGCGGAGGTGACGGTGCTCGCCATCCTGGGGGTCGCCGTCGTAAGCCAGGGCGTTGCCTCCGGAATCTCGATGGAGGCCTTGAGTCCGGCCGCCATCGCAGAGGGCCAGATCGGGGTGGTCCTTCTCTTCGTCTTCGCAGCTTTCGCGGGCTTTGAGGCCACTGCGCTGTTCCGCGAGGAGGCGAAGCATCCCGTCCGCACTCTTCGGCGTGCAACGTTCGGCTCCATTGCCGTCATCGCGCTGCTGCAGTCCTTCGTTGCCTGGTACATCGTCCAGGCCTTTGGCGCCACCGTGGTGGACGTGGCGAACGCAACTCCCACGGAAATGTTCGCCATTGCTTCCCGGCAATACGTGGGTGACTGGTTCGCGAACGTCGTCACCGTCCTGGTGGTCCTGAGCTGGTTCGCCTCCGTCAGCGCATTCCACAACGCCACCACGCGATACCTTGTGGCGCTGTCACGCGACGGCGTGATCCCGGCCATTTTCACCCGCCGCTCGCGCCGCACCAACGCCCCCTGGGTGGCCAGCCTCACCCACAGCCTCTTCGCCCTGGTCCTGATCGTGCTCTGCATCCTGGCGGGACTGGACCCCTACCTGGACCTGTTTATTCTGGGCAGCGTGCCGGTAGCCGTCAGTATCCCTGCCATGGAACTACTCACGGCAATCGCAGTGGTCACCTTCTTCCTGCGGGACCGTCGCGGCCAATCCCCGTGGGCCGTGTACGTGGCACCGGCAGTGTCAGCCATCGCACTGGCCATAGTTGTCTACTTGGTGCTGGCCAACATGGAGTTCTACACCGCCCAGACCGGCCCTATCAACTGGATCCTCCCCGGCATCAACCTTGTAGTCCTCGGGATAGGCGTTGCCCGCGCCCTGTGGATGCGATCCCGCACTCCCCACCTCTACGACCGCATCGGCCGATTCGGCCTGGAATAA
- a CDS encoding glycosyltransferase — protein sequence MRTTSARAKATASGQRVLILSAGVGSGHNSAAAAVQQACAARDDIAEVQVLDVLQVSSVLYRALLGKGYFVLVEDLPWLVEWGYDISNPPFRRRGPIDPWTRANAGPVVSAIKRFRPTAIVCTHFLPAQLLASLLLRGVVDARTAVVTTDYDFQGLSLTGAFHKIFVAREEGKVELTALGLPADRVCASGIPIGKQLIPAPVRNANKPPMLLISAGATGGDYAVSVVRQTMHMRSAFTATVVCGHNDALRQRIETLVASAGDRYSVLGFTSEMPQLLQRADLFVGKPGGLSASECMAAGLPMVLVNPIPGQEVRNGDYLMEQGAAVRCNAAATIGWKIDGVLREPGRLQKMQAAAQRTSRPDAAADVLSELLGGPSRPLVVTRAAQRTILAASEQRFVATDLTGPSSLVRLIDQASGSTVALLQEEELADLQKRYTTPDGDLVLRPGRASLLLHWEERRLVRAMLRGEDALPVRVEGPLATFRDLPG from the coding sequence ATGCGCACAACGTCGGCACGAGCCAAAGCCACCGCCAGCGGACAGCGCGTACTGATCCTGTCCGCTGGCGTGGGATCAGGGCATAACAGCGCTGCGGCGGCGGTGCAGCAAGCATGTGCCGCCCGCGATGACATCGCCGAGGTGCAGGTGCTTGACGTGCTGCAGGTGAGCAGCGTTCTCTACCGCGCCCTGCTGGGCAAGGGCTACTTCGTCCTCGTGGAGGATTTACCTTGGCTGGTCGAGTGGGGCTATGACATCAGCAACCCGCCGTTCCGGCGTCGTGGCCCGATCGACCCCTGGACGCGGGCGAATGCCGGCCCTGTTGTCAGTGCCATCAAGCGGTTCCGGCCCACCGCGATTGTCTGCACGCATTTCCTCCCCGCTCAGCTGTTGGCCTCACTGCTTCTTCGCGGCGTGGTTGATGCGCGGACAGCTGTGGTGACCACCGACTATGACTTCCAGGGCCTGTCGCTCACAGGCGCGTTCCATAAGATCTTCGTGGCAAGGGAAGAGGGAAAGGTGGAGCTCACGGCGCTCGGCCTTCCCGCCGACCGCGTCTGTGCTTCTGGAATTCCGATCGGCAAACAGCTCATTCCAGCGCCCGTGCGCAATGCCAACAAGCCGCCGATGCTACTGATCTCGGCGGGCGCGACCGGTGGCGACTACGCTGTCTCGGTGGTGCGGCAGACGATGCATATGCGCTCCGCGTTTACAGCCACAGTCGTGTGCGGACACAACGATGCGCTCCGGCAGCGCATCGAGACGCTCGTCGCGTCGGCTGGCGACCGCTACAGCGTGCTCGGATTCACCTCGGAAATGCCGCAGCTGCTGCAGCGCGCGGACCTGTTCGTGGGCAAGCCGGGTGGGCTCTCGGCGTCGGAGTGCATGGCCGCAGGGCTCCCCATGGTGCTTGTGAACCCGATCCCTGGTCAGGAGGTCCGCAACGGCGATTACCTCATGGAGCAGGGGGCGGCCGTCCGATGCAACGCAGCGGCAACCATCGGCTGGAAAATCGATGGGGTGCTGCGCGAACCCGGCCGTTTACAGAAGATGCAGGCGGCGGCGCAGAGAACAAGTCGCCCCGATGCCGCGGCCGACGTACTTAGCGAGCTCCTGGGCGGGCCGTCCCGTCCGCTGGTGGTAACGCGTGCGGCGCAAAGGACGATTCTTGCCGCCAGCGAGCAGCGCTTCGTCGCGACCGATCTCACGGGGCCGTCGTCCTTGGTCCGCTTGATCGACCAAGCCTCGGGCAGCACGGTTGCACTGCTGCAAGAGGAGGAGTTGGCGGATCTGCAGAAGCGCTACACGACTCCGGACGGGGACTTGGTGCTGCGCCCAGGCCGGGCGTCCCTGCTTCTCCATTGGGAGGAACGTCGGCTGGTACGCGCTATGCTGCGGGGCGAGGACGCGCTGCCTGTCCGTGTCGAGGGGCCCTTGGCGACGTTCCGCGATCTTCCCGGATAA